In Vibrio tritonius, the following are encoded in one genomic region:
- the araA gene encoding L-arabinose isomerase: MKVFNDKQVWFVTGSQHLYGPEVIRQVGQDSAAIVNGLNSSETISVPIAEKGIVKTPDEILGVCRAANNDPDCLGVILWMHTFSPAKMWIAGLSQLNKPFLHLHTQFNAELPWDSIDMDFMNLNQSAHGDREFGFIGTRLGLDRKVVVGHWQNPQVHSEIDQWCRAAIGIQAGHDLKVARFGDNMRQVAVTEGNKVSAQIQFGYEVNAYGLGELTEAVNAVSDADVSRLLDEYASSYVMDPKLLHDSDLLKIMQKEARLEAGMESFLTAVGAKAFTNTFENLTGIDSLPGLATQRLMSKGYGYGGEGDWKTSAMTHIMKTMAKGLPGGTSFMEDYTYHFGARDQILGAHMLEVCPSIAAAKPRLEIHTHTIGVHCEVPRLLFSGQTGPANAVSVVDLGNRFRMIVSKVNAVEPPADLPKLPVAHALWEPEPNLQTAAAAWIHAGGAHHTVYTQALSLDTLGDYADILGMEMVVIDDQTEIRRFKNELRSNSLYYRLASGI; encoded by the coding sequence ATGAAAGTATTTAATGATAAACAAGTCTGGTTTGTGACCGGCTCTCAACACCTTTATGGACCAGAAGTAATTCGCCAGGTAGGTCAGGATAGTGCTGCGATTGTAAATGGCTTAAATAGTTCTGAAACCATTTCTGTGCCGATTGCTGAAAAAGGTATTGTAAAAACCCCAGACGAGATTCTTGGTGTATGTCGTGCTGCAAATAATGACCCAGACTGTTTAGGGGTGATTTTGTGGATGCACACTTTCTCTCCAGCCAAAATGTGGATTGCAGGTTTATCTCAACTCAACAAACCTTTCTTACATCTACATACCCAATTCAATGCTGAACTGCCTTGGGACAGCATCGATATGGACTTTATGAACCTGAACCAAAGTGCGCACGGTGACCGTGAATTTGGCTTTATCGGTACTCGTTTAGGTTTGGATCGTAAAGTCGTAGTGGGTCACTGGCAAAATCCACAGGTTCACAGCGAAATAGACCAATGGTGTCGTGCTGCTATCGGTATTCAAGCTGGTCATGATCTGAAAGTGGCGCGTTTTGGTGACAACATGCGCCAAGTAGCGGTAACGGAAGGCAACAAAGTATCAGCTCAAATTCAGTTTGGTTATGAAGTGAATGCTTACGGTCTAGGCGAACTGACTGAAGCCGTTAATGCTGTATCTGACGCAGACGTTTCACGACTACTAGATGAATACGCTTCTAGTTATGTCATGGATCCCAAATTGCTGCACGACAGCGATTTGCTAAAAATTATGCAAAAAGAAGCCCGTCTAGAAGCAGGTATGGAAAGTTTCTTGACTGCAGTCGGTGCAAAAGCCTTTACCAACACCTTTGAAAACTTAACCGGTATCGATAGCCTGCCTGGTTTAGCGACTCAGCGTCTGATGTCGAAAGGTTACGGTTATGGCGGTGAAGGTGACTGGAAAACCTCCGCTATGACTCATATTATGAAAACCATGGCAAAAGGTTTACCTGGTGGTACTTCCTTCATGGAAGATTATACCTACCATTTTGGTGCCCGTGATCAAATCTTGGGTGCGCATATGTTGGAAGTTTGTCCTTCAATTGCAGCAGCAAAACCACGTTTGGAAATTCATACCCACACCATCGGTGTTCATTGTGAAGTGCCTCGTTTATTGTTCTCAGGTCAAACAGGTCCAGCAAATGCGGTCTCTGTCGTCGATTTAGGCAACAGATTCCGTATGATAGTGAGTAAAGTCAACGCTGTTGAACCACCTGCCGATCTACCAAAATTACCAGTGGCTCACGCGTTGTGGGAACCAGAACCTAATCTACAAACTGCAGCTGCTGCTTGGATTCATGCCGGTGGTGCGCACCACACGGTTTATACACAAGCGCTCTCTTTGGATACATTAGGTGATTACGCTGATATTCTTGGTATGGAAATGGTAGTGATTGATGATCAGACTGAAATTCGTCGTTTCAAAAACGAATTGCGTTCCAACAGCCTGTATTACCGTTTAGCTTCTGGTATCTAA
- the araD gene encoding L-ribulose-5-phosphate 4-epimerase: protein MAEHAVLNNPRSAQFERIRQLRHQVWQANMDLERHHLVTFTWGNVSAIDRESGLVVIKPSGVAYSELSAENMVVVDLEGNVVEGSLNPSSDTATHLVLYRAYPEIGGVVHTHSNHATSWAQAGKPIPALGTTHADYFYGNIPCTRALSDQEIQNDYEYNTGKVIVETIGDNDPVAIPGIIVKEHGPFSWGKDAAQAVHNAVVMEVVADMALQTLQINAQVDHINQALLDKHYLRKHGANAYYGQSSSNKK from the coding sequence ATGGCTGAACATGCAGTGCTAAATAACCCCCGTAGCGCTCAGTTTGAACGTATACGCCAGCTTCGTCACCAAGTGTGGCAAGCCAATATGGATCTTGAGCGCCATCATCTTGTGACTTTTACGTGGGGTAATGTATCCGCGATCGATAGAGAGTCTGGATTGGTGGTGATTAAACCAAGTGGCGTTGCGTACAGTGAATTATCTGCTGAAAACATGGTCGTTGTTGATTTAGAAGGCAATGTGGTGGAAGGCTCCTTAAACCCATCGTCTGACACTGCGACGCACTTAGTCTTGTATCGCGCTTATCCTGAGATAGGTGGAGTGGTGCATACGCACTCTAATCATGCCACGTCGTGGGCACAAGCGGGTAAACCCATTCCTGCTTTAGGTACGACCCACGCGGATTATTTCTACGGAAATATTCCATGTACTCGCGCTTTGAGCGACCAAGAAATTCAAAATGACTACGAGTACAACACAGGGAAGGTAATAGTGGAAACCATTGGTGACAATGACCCGGTTGCCATCCCAGGCATCATAGTGAAAGAACATGGACCTTTTAGTTGGGGTAAAGACGCAGCACAAGCAGTTCATAATGCGGTCGTGATGGAAGTCGTGGCAGACATGGCTCTCCAAACCCTACAAATCAATGCCCAAGTTGATCACATTAATCAAGCCCTGCTCGATAAGCATTACCTGCGTAAACACGGTGCCAATGCCTATTACGGACAGTCCTCATCCAATAAGAAATAA
- a CDS encoding ribulokinase encodes MDKFTSHQAHVIGLDFGSDSVRALLVNATNGAEVSSGVTYYPRWMKGLYSNPEYSQFRHHPKDYIEAMTSAVQEVLAQVPADIAQSVVGIGVDTTGSTPAPIDKEGNVLALLPEFEHNPNAMFVLWKDHTSVEKAERINELAHGGEFPDYTRYIGGIYSSEWFWAKAAWVSEQDSDVAKQAYSWVELCDWIPALISGNQHPDHFRRGICAAGHKAMWHDSWGGLPDEQFLTAISPTLSGMRERMFDRVYTADQEAGRLSAEWAQRFGLPEGIAVAIGEFDCHMGAVGAGAGAHDLVKVIGTSTCDILMVEHDQVGDKTIHGICGQVKGSALPNLTALEAGQSAFGDIYAWFKNVLLWPMQQLGANNPQHAQALQDLENQLIPMLSEAAQQYDVHATSPLAMDWHNGRRTPYANQRLKGAITELNLGSSAPALFSALVESTAHGAKAIVDCFVDQGMDVERVIAIGGISQKSPFVMQMCADVIGRDIAIVRSEQCCALGAAIFAAVAAGVHADSQTAQQVMASPICQIYQPNLATKPRRTQRYSAYRELGHHIEQIEEFHLSQERHHG; translated from the coding sequence ATGGACAAGTTCACTTCACATCAAGCTCACGTTATCGGTCTTGATTTTGGTTCAGATTCTGTACGTGCCCTGCTTGTTAATGCGACAAATGGTGCCGAAGTATCATCTGGTGTCACCTATTACCCTCGCTGGATGAAAGGCTTATATAGCAATCCTGAATATTCACAATTTCGCCATCACCCTAAAGATTACATTGAGGCAATGACCAGTGCAGTCCAAGAGGTGCTCGCACAAGTTCCAGCCGACATTGCTCAGTCCGTTGTGGGGATCGGCGTCGATACCACAGGCTCTACTCCTGCGCCAATCGACAAAGAGGGGAATGTACTGGCGCTTCTTCCAGAATTTGAACATAACCCTAATGCGATGTTTGTGTTGTGGAAGGACCATACCTCTGTAGAGAAAGCTGAGCGAATTAATGAATTGGCTCATGGTGGTGAGTTCCCTGATTACACTCGCTACATCGGCGGTATTTATTCTTCGGAATGGTTTTGGGCTAAGGCTGCTTGGGTGAGTGAACAAGACAGCGATGTAGCCAAACAGGCTTACAGTTGGGTTGAACTGTGTGACTGGATTCCAGCACTGATCAGTGGCAACCAGCATCCTGATCATTTCCGTCGTGGTATCTGCGCGGCAGGTCATAAGGCGATGTGGCATGACAGCTGGGGCGGTTTACCTGATGAGCAATTTCTGACAGCGATATCGCCAACGTTAAGTGGTATGCGCGAACGTATGTTTGACCGAGTTTATACCGCAGACCAAGAAGCCGGGCGCTTATCAGCAGAATGGGCACAGCGCTTTGGTTTACCAGAGGGCATCGCCGTCGCGATTGGCGAATTTGACTGCCATATGGGTGCTGTTGGCGCAGGCGCAGGCGCTCACGATTTGGTGAAAGTGATTGGTACTTCCACCTGCGATATTTTGATGGTGGAACACGATCAAGTCGGTGATAAAACCATTCATGGTATTTGTGGGCAGGTTAAGGGCAGTGCATTACCCAATCTAACTGCTTTGGAGGCGGGTCAATCGGCTTTCGGAGATATTTACGCTTGGTTTAAAAATGTGTTGTTGTGGCCAATGCAGCAATTAGGTGCGAACAACCCTCAGCATGCACAAGCTTTGCAAGACTTAGAAAATCAGCTGATTCCTATGCTTTCTGAGGCCGCACAACAATACGATGTGCATGCTACGTCTCCTCTCGCGATGGATTGGCATAACGGTCGCCGTACTCCTTATGCCAACCAACGTCTCAAAGGTGCCATCACTGAACTTAACTTAGGTTCAAGTGCACCCGCCTTGTTTTCTGCGCTGGTGGAATCGACAGCCCATGGTGCGAAAGCGATTGTTGACTGCTTTGTTGACCAAGGTATGGATGTTGAACGTGTGATTGCGATTGGTGGTATTTCGCAAAAATCCCCATTCGTCATGCAGATGTGTGCGGATGTTATTGGTCGGGATATTGCGATTGTTCGCTCTGAACAATGCTGTGCTTTGGGGGCTGCTATTTTTGCCGCTGTGGCTGCTGGCGTACATGCCGATAGCCAAACCGCACAACAAGTGATGGCCAGTCCTATTTGCCAAATTTACCAACCCAATCTGGCGACCAAGCCTCGTCGAACACAGCGTTATTCTGCTTATCGAGAGTTAGGTCATCATATTGAACAAATTGAAGAATTTCATTTATCTCAGGAGCGTCATCATGGCTGA
- a CDS encoding arabinose ABC transporter substrate-binding protein yields the protein MKLKTLLTAAALSGLTLLSASASAFSLFGSDDDTLKLGYLVKQPEEPWFQTEWSFAEKAAKDKGFEVIKMAVPDGEKTLNAIDTLAASGAKGFVICTPDPKLGPAIMAKAKSYDLKVVTVDDQFLNAKGQPMTDVPLVMMAASQIGYRQGQELIKEMQHRSWDQATTGVMAITADELDTARRRVDGAIKAIEESGFPVAQVHRVPTKTNDIPGALDAANSLLVQYPTVKQWLVVGMNDNTVLGGVRATEGQGFTAKNVIGIGINGVDAVNELAKSKATGFYGSLLPSPDVHGYKSIESLYDWVEDGVQPKKFVEVTDVVLITRDNYKAELAKKGL from the coding sequence ATGAAACTAAAAACCCTACTCACTGCTGCAGCATTGTCTGGATTGACTCTGCTCAGCGCCTCTGCCAGTGCCTTTTCTTTATTTGGTTCTGACGATGACACCCTCAAACTCGGCTATTTAGTTAAACAACCTGAAGAACCATGGTTCCAAACCGAATGGTCATTTGCCGAAAAAGCCGCTAAGGACAAAGGCTTTGAGGTGATAAAAATGGCAGTACCCGATGGCGAGAAAACCCTAAATGCCATCGATACCCTCGCCGCAAGTGGCGCAAAAGGCTTCGTTATCTGCACGCCAGACCCTAAGTTGGGGCCTGCGATCATGGCTAAAGCGAAAAGCTATGATCTCAAAGTGGTGACAGTTGATGACCAATTCCTTAATGCTAAAGGTCAACCAATGACCGATGTACCTTTGGTGATGATGGCAGCAAGCCAAATTGGCTATCGCCAAGGACAAGAATTGATTAAAGAAATGCAACATCGCAGTTGGGATCAAGCCACAACTGGTGTTATGGCGATTACTGCCGATGAGTTGGATACCGCTCGTCGTCGTGTTGATGGCGCAATCAAAGCCATTGAAGAATCCGGTTTCCCTGTGGCGCAAGTGCATCGTGTACCAACCAAAACCAACGACATTCCTGGCGCATTGGATGCCGCAAACTCACTCCTTGTTCAATACCCAACAGTTAAACAGTGGTTAGTCGTTGGTATGAATGACAACACTGTTTTAGGCGGTGTACGTGCAACAGAAGGCCAAGGTTTTACCGCGAAAAACGTTATTGGTATCGGCATTAATGGTGTGGATGCGGTCAATGAACTTGCAAAATCTAAAGCGACTGGCTTTTACGGTTCACTGCTTCCTAGCCCTGATGTACACGGTTATAAAAGTATCGAATCTCTCTATGATTGGGTCGAAGATGGCGTTCAACCTAAGAAGTTTGTTGAGGTAACTGACGTCGTTCTCATCACTCGTGATAACTACAAAGCTGAATTGGCGAAAAAAGGTCTATAA